The uncultured Acidilobus sp. JCHS genomic sequence AGGTGGAGGGGAAGGCTCTACGTTGAGACCCACAGGGGCACGTACACGAGCCACTCGCTCATGAAGGCGCTCCACTTCGAGGCCGAGAGGTGGATTAGGGAGCTCGAGGCCTGGTGGGCGCTCTCAGGCTCCTATGACAGGGGCAGGGCCCAGTCCTACTGGAAGGTCATAATGAGGGACGAGTTCCACGACGTCTTGCCAGGGTCAGCCATTAAGGAAGTCTACGACGAGGTCTACAGGGAGCTAGGCTCCCTCATCAGCGAGCTGAGGGCCGAGGCCTCAAAGGTCATGTCATCCTTAGCTGGCGGAGGGGATGGCCTGGCGGTCTTCAACTCGCTGCCCTGGAGCAGGTCAGGCTACGTAATAGTTGACAGGCCCCTTAAGGGCTCACAGCGCGTTGACGAGGGCTACCTCGTTTATGTAAGCGCCCCGCCCATGGGCTTCACGCCCCTGAGGCCAGCGGACCCGGGGGACAGGGCTACTGCGAGGAGGGCGGGCGACTCGATAGTCCTTGAAAGCTCAGCGCTGAGGGTGACCATAGCCCCCGACGGCTCTATAACTTCGATTGCGCTCAAGGCCACTGGCGACGAGCTGGTCAGCGGCAGGGCCAACCAGCTGGCCATCTACCAGAACTCGCCTGGCTGGGCGGACGCCTGGGACATAGAGCCTGGCTACGAGGCTGGCGAGGTTAAGCTCAGCGCCGACTCCGTTGAGATCAAGGACAGCGGCCCGCTTATGGCGTCAGCCCTGCTGAGGTACAGCTTCGGCAGGAGCTCCGTGACACAGGAGGTCAGGCTCTACGCCGGCCTGCCCTTTGTGGAGTTCAGGGTGCGCATAGACGCCGTTGACAGGGAGCTCATGCTGAAGGCCTGGCACTCCTTCAACGTCAACGCTGACAGCTACGCATACGGCGCTCCCCTCGGCGTGCTGGAGGAGCCGGCCCACAAGAACACCAGCTGGGAGAAGGCAATGTTCGAGGTGCCCTTCCAGAAGTTCATCGACCTCTACGACTCGGGCAGGGGCGTCGCTCTGCTCTCGCCGAAGAAGTACGGGGCCAGCGTCATAGGCAACAGGGTCGGGCTCACGCTGCTCAGGAGCCCCATGTTCCCCGACCCCTCAACGGACCTCGGCCCCCAGCAGTTCACTTACGCCGTGATGCCGCACCTGGGGGACTGGAGGCATGCGAAGGTGCCGAGGATTGCCTACGAGTACGCCTTCCCGCTGACCGTCAACAACGGAAGTAGGGAGGCCTCCCTCATGGAGCTTTCGCCCGAGAACCTCGTCCTCGAGGCCGTCAAGGCGCCAGAGGACGGCGAGGGCTTGGTGGTCAGGGTCTTCGAGGCCTACAACTCGTCAGGCGTCGGAACCCTCAGGGCGCCCTTCAGGGTGGCAGAGGCCGTGAGCCTTGACATACTAGAGGAGGAAGTGGTGCCCAGGCAAATAGAGGTCAATGACAACACCGTGAGGTTCTCCTACAGGCCCAGGGAGGTAATAACGCTGCTGCTAAGGCCTTCACGCTAAGGTGCCTTAAGCTTCAGGCGATGCCTCAGCTGTAACCCTCTTGCACCTGCAGAACTCGGTGTTGCCCTTCATGGCCTCCTCAAGGTAGCCGAGGCGCACGAGCTTGCCTGAACTTCTTCCCCCAGTCGCAGCTGTGCTCGATCACTCTGAGAGCGAAGAGGCCTGCCCGTTTAAGGTAGCCTTCATGACCCCTCATCGATAACCGCAAAG encodes the following:
- a CDS encoding Alpha-mannosidase; the protein is MELRFNVINELPGLPRLVHATPSEYFKAIDVNGLERWRGRLYVETHRGTYTSHSLMKALHFEAERWIRELEAWWALSGSYDRGRAQSYWKVIMRDEFHDVLPGSAIKEVYDEVYRELGSLISELRAEASKVMSSLAGGGDGLAVFNSLPWSRSGYVIVDRPLKGSQRVDEGYLVYVSAPPMGFTPLRPADPGDRATARRAGDSIVLESSALRVTIAPDGSITSIALKATGDELVSGRANQLAIYQNSPGWADAWDIEPGYEAGEVKLSADSVEIKDSGPLMASALLRYSFGRSSVTQEVRLYAGLPFVEFRVRIDAVDRELMLKAWHSFNVNADSYAYGAPLGVLEEPAHKNTSWEKAMFEVPFQKFIDLYDSGRGVALLSPKKYGASVIGNRVGLTLLRSPMFPDPSTDLGPQQFTYAVMPHLGDWRHAKVPRIAYEYAFPLTVNNGSREASLMELSPENLVLEAVKAPEDGEGLVVRVFEAYNSSGVGTLRAPFRVAEAVSLDILEEEVVPRQIEVNDNTVRFSYRPREVITLLLRPSR